The genomic segment AGAAAAATAATCACATTTATACCTAAAATGGTGAAATACGCTCTCCATACATCCGGTCCAAAGCCGACCCCGGCTGCGGGATCCGCGCTTAATTCCGGGGATTTCACAAAAAAACCCGTCGTTAAATCAACAATCCACCCAATATCACCATATCCAATAAATACGCTCCCAAACGGATGCCGAAACCGGCCCGCTCCATGGTCATCAACCTCCTGAAAGTATACGTTTTTCTTAATTTCTCCAAGAAACATGATGAATATGTGTCTGCGTTATAGCTGCCAATCTTCCTTCACCTGATTGTAAATCGCGATTAAAAAAGCGACGGCATCGTCTTCGTAAATACGGTTGTCCGCAAGTTCAAGTTTTGCGAAAATGCGCTCGGCAATGCGGGTGCCCAGCTCCTTACGTCTTTCGTGCGCCAAACCGGGGATCCTTTCTATGAAAGTAGACAGCAGCAGCCACTCTTCATGGCCGATCTTCGCCCTGCGGGCCGTCATTTTTGTGGCCGGCGGCGCCGGATTATATATGGGATACCGCATGTTCGTGCCCGGGTGCTATCCCCGGAAGTTTCAGCTCCTTCGCTCCGCCAAGGAATCGGCGCAGCTGCTGCTCGGAACGCTCCCGATGTTCGTCGTTGCCGGCATCATCGAAGGGTATATTACCCCCGCAGAACTTCCGCTTCAGGCAAAATACGGTTTTGCCGCCGTTACTCTGTTACTGCTAATTTTCTATTTCCTGTACGCATCCGGCAAAAAGCTCACAAGGCTTCCCTGGACTTGAGCTCCAGGTAATAATTGACTGCATTCCAGGCAAGCCGGTCCGCCGGAACATCAAGCACCGGGATGCCGAAACCAGCCATCTTTTGTATATAATGCTTGCGGTCGAGCATGAATTTCTGCGCAATGCTTTTGATAAAAGCGGACCGCTCGTCGCAAACCTCGCTGCCGGACCAGCGGAACAGCAAAGGGTCCTGCAAAGCAAGCAGCAGAAATAGATGGCTTCTTCTCATTTTCAACAAATAAGGGGCGAGTCTCTCTTCAAACAAATAGCTTTCCATATCCGAAAGAAGAATGAGCAGACTTCTTTTCTTCTGGAATCTGCCGATATAATGTGACAGATCCAGGATGCTTAAAGCGAAAAGCAGGCCATTGACTATCCAGAACGCGTAAAAACCGATGTCCGTCGGAAAAGCGGCACCGATGATCAAAGCGGCGAAGATGCAGGCATAAATCAACCGCCGCGTCGGCACGATAAAGTTTTGCAGCCATACTTTACCTGGGAACCGGGACAG from the Ferviditalea candida genome contains:
- a CDS encoding RDD family protein, encoding MFLGEIKKNVYFQEVDDHGAGRFRHPFGSVFIGYGDIGWIVDLTTGFFVKSPELSADPAAGVGFGPDVWRAYFTILGINVIIFLAYYVVIPVLMNGQTLAKKMVGIRIVRVNGKPLPWWTMFLREAIGKTISTLILFIGFLIALGKEKKALHDYIAGTAVVYRSDE
- a CDS encoding stage II sporulation protein M, producing the protein MKVDSSSHSSWPIFALRAVIFVAGGAGLYMGYRMFVPGCYPRKFQLLRSAKESAQLLLGTLPMFVVAGIIEGYITPAELPLQAKYGFAAVTLLLLIFYFLYASGKKLTRLPWT